The following coding sequences lie in one Sorex araneus isolate mSorAra2 chromosome 4, mSorAra2.pri, whole genome shotgun sequence genomic window:
- the HIGD1A gene encoding HIG1 domain family member 1A, mitochondrial isoform X2 yields MSTNPDISISSYDEGQGSKLIRKAKEAPFVPIGMAGFAAIVAYGLYKLKNRGNTKMSVHLIHMRVAAQGFVVGAMTLGMGYSMYQEYWVKRKP; encoded by the exons ATGTCGACCAACCCGGATATTTCTATTTCTTCGTATGATGAAGGTCAGGGATCTAAACTTATTCGCAAAGCTAAAGAGGCACCATTTGTCCCCATTG GCATGGCGGGTTTTGCAGCGATTGTTGCCTATGGATTGTACAAATTGAAGAATAGAGGAAATACTAAAATGTCGGTTCACCTGATCCATATGCGTGTTGCTGCTCAAGGCTTTGTTGTTGGAGCAATGACTCTTG gtATGGGCTATTCCATGTATCAGGAATATTGGGTAAAACGTAAACCTTAG